The Triticum dicoccoides isolate Atlit2015 ecotype Zavitan chromosome 6A, WEW_v2.0, whole genome shotgun sequence genome has a window encoding:
- the LOC119314478 gene encoding agamous-like MADS-box protein AGL80: MARKKVTLQYIANDSTRRGTFKKRLRGLMKKAGELAILCDVKTCVLVYGEGEPAPEVFPSHAKAAAILTRFRSMPELGQCKNKMNQAGFLTQRIDKLRDQVDKSRRECRDREIKVLLHRAMLGALPGLAGLTIEELTSVGWKVDVLLRSIGERIDKIHSLSMQAPPPAAYQLTTGSSSMEDHMGSPPSLYQVQAPPQQQQQEGWLDMVPRPGEDLGTQLLYGGYTTGGHDGASFSSSSGDMNMMMMQPFDLGFGLSHFPPM, encoded by the coding sequence ATGGCTCGCAAGAAGGTGACCCTCCAGTACATCGCCAACGACTCCACCCGGCGCGGCACCTTCAAGAAGCGCCTCAGGGGCCTGATGAAGAAGGCGGGCGAGCTGGCCATCCTCTGCGACGTCAAGACCTGCGTGCTCGTCTACGGCGAGGGCGAGCCGGCGCCGGAGGTCTTCCCCTCCCACGCCAAGGCGGCGGCCATCCTGACCCGGTTCCGGAGCATGCCGGAGCTGGGCCAGTGCAAGAACAAGATGAACCAGGCGGGCTTCCTCACCCAGCGCATCGACAAGCTCCGCGACCAGGTCGACAAGTCCCGCCGCGAGTGCCGCGACCGCGAGATCAAGGTCCTCCTGCACAGGGCCATGCTCGGCGCCCTCCCGGGCCTCGCCGGCCTCACCATCGAGGAGCTCACCAGCGTCGGATGGAAGGTGGACGTGCTCCTCAGGAGCATCGGCGAACGCATCGACAAAATCCATTCCCTTTCCATGCAGGCGCCGCCGCCAGCCGCATACCAGCTCACCACCGGCAGCAGcagcatggaggatcacatggggtCTCCGCCGTCTCTGTACCAGGTCCAGGCACCACCGCAGCAACAACAGCAGGAGGGCTGGCTTGACATGGTGCCCCGGCCCGGAGAAGATCTCGGCACCCAGCTGCTCTACGGTGGCTATACCACCGGTGGCCACGACGGCGCCAGCTTCTCCTCCTCCAGCGGCgatatgaatatgatgatgatgcagCCCTTCGATCTGGGCTTCGGTTTGAGCCATTTCCCTCCCATGTAA